Sequence from the [Bacteroides] pectinophilus genome:
AAAGAGCAATTCCTGTGATGCCACCAAGCATCCTGTGTTTCATATAAAAGCCTCCGTAATCTGGATTCATTTATATTCTATGCATATGGATGCTGTGGTGACAGCAGGAGAGTAATATTCAGATAAAACTATTTCTTTAGAAAATCTTCTCTTGCGGGATTGAATACATCTACAAGAATTCCGTCCTCGAGAGCAACAACTCCATGAACAGCATCAGACGGCATGTATACACTGTCTCCCTGCTTTACTATTCTGGTTTCCCCATCAATTGTGAATTCAAAGCTTCCTTTTGCGATATATGTAATCTGAAGATGTGGGTGTGAATGAGTGTTTCCTCTTGCCCCCTTTTTGAATGTTATCTCGCACATCATAAGCTCATCTGAATGGGTGAGAATCTTACGTGTTACGCCCGGCTCGCAGTCGGTAGGAATTACATCATTGTTGAATACGAACATAATTAGTCCTCCATTAGCATTTATTTAAAATGCATTATACACCAAACTGAAGGTTTGTACAATTATGTTAAAATATGTTTCGGTGAGGAAAATTGACAAATACATGTCGGCATCATATGATAAAATATGATAAATTGAAATAATAACTGATTTTTATAAAGCAATTAGTGCCGCAGACACCACAAATTGCGTCTGTAGCAGAGCTGAATCTGATATTTGGCTTGTGATTTTTTGACGCTTTGTATGTCTGCGGAAAGGAGATAATATGCAGTATACATGGCTTACAATTGCGATTTTAAGCGCGGGATATTTTATTACATGTCTGGCTGTAACCGGACCATCGTCAATGTTTAATTATATATGGCTTGCTATTTCGTTATTTTTTGGATTTGTTTTTTATATAAGCAGAATGGAAGCCTGCGGAAGAATTGTACTTCATGTA
This genomic interval carries:
- a CDS encoding cupin domain-containing protein, which produces MFVFNNDVIPTDCEPGVTRKILTHSDELMMCEITFKKGARGNTHSHPHLQITYIAKGSFEFTIDGETRIVKQGDSVYMPSDAVHGVVALEDGILVDVFNPAREDFLKK